The following are from one region of the Nostoc cf. commune SO-36 genome:
- the argC gene encoding N-acetyl-gamma-glutamyl-phosphate reductase, with translation MGKFRRVPVGIVGASGYGGVQLVRLLMDHPEVELVYLGGESSIGKSFGDLYPHLAHATNLLIEAVEPEIIAHRCEVVFLSLPNGLACQIAPKLLEKECKVIDLSADYRFSNLTTYTNWYGIERSDRTIAATAVYGLPELYRDRIAEAQLIGCPGSYPTASLLALSPLLKQGLIVPETAIIDAKSGTSSSGRQPQTNLLLAEADNSIAAFNVGRHRHTPEIEQICSDLTGHELMIQFTPHLVPMVRGILATVYATMNDPGLVRDDLITIFSAFYRNSPWVNVCGSGIYPQTKWANGSNLCYIGIEVDPRTGRVIVMSAIDNLIKGQTGQAIQCMNLMMGWDETLGLPKLGFYP, from the coding sequence ATGGGCAAATTTAGACGCGTACCCGTTGGGATTGTTGGCGCGTCGGGCTATGGCGGAGTACAGTTAGTACGACTACTGATGGATCATCCAGAAGTTGAACTGGTTTATCTAGGAGGTGAAAGCAGTATTGGGAAATCCTTCGGTGATCTCTACCCGCATTTGGCTCATGCAACTAACCTGTTAATAGAAGCAGTAGAACCAGAAATAATTGCTCACCGTTGTGAAGTAGTTTTTCTGTCTTTACCAAATGGTCTGGCTTGCCAAATTGCGCCTAAACTATTAGAAAAAGAATGTAAAGTAATAGACTTGAGTGCAGACTATCGATTCAGTAATTTGACAACTTATACAAATTGGTATGGCATTGAGAGAAGCGATCGCACCATTGCAGCTACAGCAGTTTATGGATTACCAGAACTTTATCGCGATCGCATTGCCGAAGCTCAACTCATTGGCTGTCCTGGTTCCTATCCTACTGCTAGTCTTCTTGCACTTTCGCCACTTTTAAAGCAAGGTTTAATCGTGCCAGAAACAGCTATTATCGATGCCAAGTCTGGTACATCTAGCAGTGGTCGGCAACCTCAAACCAACTTATTATTAGCTGAAGCAGACAACTCCATAGCAGCTTTCAATGTTGGTCGTCACCGTCATACCCCAGAAATTGAACAAATTTGCAGTGACTTAACTGGTCACGAATTGATGATCCAATTTACACCACATCTTGTCCCAATGGTACGCGGGATTTTGGCAACAGTATATGCAACAATGAACGATCCCGGTCTAGTGCGAGATGATTTAATCACTATTTTCTCAGCCTTCTACCGCAACTCTCCTTGGGTAAACGTCTGCGGTAGCGGCATTTACCCCCAAACCAAATGGGCTAACGGCAGCAATCTTTGTTATATCGGTATAGAAGTTGATCCGCGTACAGGTCGCGTGATTGTCATGTCGGCAATTGACAATCTCATTAAAGGACAGACGGGGCAAGCAATTCAGTGTATGAACTTAATGATGGGCTGGGATGAAACCTTAGGGTTGCCCAAATTGGGGTTTTATCCTTAA